In Scyliorhinus torazame isolate Kashiwa2021f chromosome 26, sScyTor2.1, whole genome shotgun sequence, the following proteins share a genomic window:
- the LOC140402966 gene encoding vacuolar protein sorting-associated protein 72 homolog yields the protein MPLVTEINVKEENVDVEGLDHDAQPAVERPSLAVLAPVGRCLRNFVTFSDDATFERAFPRARQPRTPARELCPVTHKLALYRDPITDIPYANIRAFRIIREAYKKYITAHGLPNAGTGTAQAEHSSRTRQKIIIKQAVPPT from the exons ATGCCCCTGGTCACCGAGATCAACGTGAAGGAAGAGAATGTGGACGTGGAAGG tttGGACCACGACGCGCAGCCGGCTGTCGAGAGACCGTCCCTGGCGGTGCTGGCGCCCGTGGGGCGCTGCCTCCGCAACTTCGTCACCTTCAGCGACGACGCCACCTTCGAGCGGGCCTTCCCCCGGGCCCGGCAGCCCCGGACGCCGGCCCGCGAGCTCTGCCCCGTCACCCACAAGCTGGCCCTCTACCGCGACCCCATCACCGACATCCCCTACGCCAACATCCGCGCCTTCAGGATCATCCGCGAGGCCTACAAGAAGTACATCACCGCCCACGGGCTGCCCAACGCGGGCACGGGCACGGCGCAGGCCGAGCACAGCAGCCGCACCCGACAGAAGATCATCATCAAGCAGGCCGTGCCGCCGACCTGA